One part of the Bacteroidia bacterium genome encodes these proteins:
- a CDS encoding serine hydrolase domain-containing protein, giving the protein MHTHKTKPLGLLLISPIFLFLLSCSGSQDQKVDSFLGFDVSVESLDKFLTDKMEEYDMPGLTVAFINEGKVVHNNVFGYANREKGIPVTEKTIFEAASLSKSVFAHFVMTYVEAGKLDLDRPLYEYMPYPDIAHDERYKKITARMVLSHRSGFPNWRTDYEKGELFIQFDPGTDYSYSGEGYQYLAKVLKHIDQTDWEGLEANFQRLIAQPMGLEHTVFIQDEFAKTHKAEPYDEDGQWISPEQDVDSLTRYQFVAPASIHSESLDFSKWMISLMNKEILTEASYEELFKNHSDVGDFDGIEVKYTLGFFKPILPIGNFYSHGGNNYGFNAFFVMDVEKDWGIVLFTNSEYGEKLGADLFLHMLTGPIDGKIYAILALFAILLLTGLVFFVRFIVRKISSRQAA; this is encoded by the coding sequence ATGCACACGCACAAAACTAAGCCCTTAGGGCTACTATTGATTTCTCCTATTTTTCTTTTTCTTCTTTCCTGTTCAGGCAGTCAGGATCAAAAAGTTGACAGCTTCCTCGGATTTGATGTTTCTGTAGAAAGTCTGGATAAATTCCTTACAGATAAAATGGAGGAATATGATATGCCAGGCCTGACAGTAGCCTTTATCAATGAAGGGAAAGTGGTTCACAATAATGTCTTTGGATATGCTAATAGGGAAAAAGGCATTCCGGTAACAGAAAAAACCATATTCGAAGCAGCCTCCTTATCTAAATCTGTTTTCGCCCATTTCGTTATGACCTATGTGGAAGCCGGCAAACTCGATCTGGATAGGCCGCTTTATGAATATATGCCCTATCCGGATATCGCGCATGATGAGCGCTACAAAAAGATCACGGCTCGCATGGTTCTTAGCCATCGCTCCGGTTTCCCCAATTGGCGTACGGATTACGAAAAGGGAGAGCTTTTTATTCAATTTGATCCCGGTACAGATTATTCCTATTCAGGTGAAGGCTATCAATACCTCGCCAAGGTCCTCAAACATATAGACCAAACAGATTGGGAAGGGCTGGAAGCCAACTTCCAGCGCCTGATTGCTCAACCGATGGGGCTGGAGCATACGGTATTTATACAGGATGAATTCGCAAAAACTCATAAAGCTGAGCCTTATGATGAGGATGGCCAATGGATCAGTCCGGAGCAAGATGTCGATAGCCTCACTCGCTATCAATTTGTAGCTCCCGCTTCCATCCACTCAGAATCTCTGGACTTCTCTAAATGGATGATCTCCCTTATGAATAAAGAAATCCTGACCGAAGCCTCCTATGAAGAACTCTTTAAGAACCATTCTGATGTAGGGGATTTCGATGGAATTGAGGTAAAATATACCCTTGGATTTTTTAAGCCCATTCTGCCTATTGGCAATTTCTATTCACATGGTGGCAATAATTATGGTTTCAATGCCTTCTTTGTCATGGATGTAGAAAAGGATTGGGGAATTGTTCTATTTACCAATTCAGAGTATGGAGAAAAGCTGGGCGCTGATCTTTTTTTACATATGTTAACTGGGCCCATTGATGGGAAAATCTATGCAATACTCGCTTTATTCGCTATATTGCTACTTACAGGACTGGTATTTTTTGTCCGCTTTATTGTCCGAAAAATCAGCAGTAGACAAGCAGCCTAG
- a CDS encoding DUF2059 domain-containing protein, with product MKSISCCLFSLILVFSSLAAQEDNFEQKIRLMLELSDTRTTYDFLFQKALFEMKEIQRKQVPDKFWKKHETVILDEAYEDLISIIIPFYKEYFTEEEIDEVNAFLNSEVGQKMKRINPIILEEGSKSVEKWGEEFGEKIINRLYRVQELLFNSPTKEDCSKFREGSFEYFTEIEEDGEQKTIRTEVLRVGNKQIEKANGQSLNMQIVWQSNSQYLLIDPEDTDGSKIIQVSIIEVNNNNFKYLSRFKDGNFYLLGEMTKLNE from the coding sequence ATGAAATCAATTAGCTGTTGCCTTTTTTCTTTAATATTAGTCTTTTCTTCTCTAGCTGCCCAGGAAGATAATTTTGAGCAAAAAATCCGTTTGATGTTGGAATTATCCGACACCCGGACAACTTATGACTTCCTATTTCAAAAGGCGCTCTTTGAAATGAAGGAAATTCAAAGAAAACAAGTTCCTGATAAGTTTTGGAAGAAACACGAAACGGTCATACTGGATGAGGCATATGAAGACCTAATCAGTATCATAATCCCATTCTATAAAGAATATTTTACGGAAGAAGAAATCGATGAAGTCAATGCCTTTTTGAATAGTGAAGTTGGACAAAAAATGAAAAGGATAAATCCAATCATTCTGGAAGAAGGAAGTAAGAGTGTAGAGAAATGGGGGGAAGAATTCGGAGAGAAAATAATCAATCGCCTTTACAGGGTTCAGGAGCTTTTATTCAACTCACCAACAAAAGAAGACTGCAGCAAATTCCGGGAAGGCAGCTTTGAATATTTCACCGAAATTGAAGAAGATGGCGAACAAAAAACAATCCGAACGGAAGTACTGCGCGTAGGCAATAAGCAAATAGAAAAAGCAAATGGTCAAAGCCTGAATATGCAGATAGTCTGGCAGTCAAACAGTCAATATCTCCTCATTGATCCAGAAGATACCGATGGGTCTAAAATTATCCAGGTGAGCATTATTGAGGTAAATAATAATAATTTCAAATATTTAAGCCGATTTAAAGACGGTAATTTCTACTTATTAGGAGAGATGACTAAGTTGAATGAGTAG
- a CDS encoding TonB-dependent receptor has product MNYQHIFLSLLIFSCLSLSLQAQESATLSLQVLDGKTQNTITSASIRLISLADSSLLAGRLSDSSGRASITGIKPGSFLIRITHIGYQAFQQDILIGRLNRYYDLGKIQLLPSESRLSEVLIEGEIASVSTSLDRKSFDLDENISQAGGSVLDAMRTLPGITVDAEGKVALRGSDQVSILIDGQQSSLTGFGQQQGLDNIPAANIDRIEIINNPSAKYDAAGMAGIINIIYKKEKKEGLTGEVGFTYGLGEISTRKESLPTELGRFSLNPKYIPSISLNYSQPKWRAFIRGEILRQKKLPNNEFNTRTYEDGRVIISQVPENRTQTQYIVNGGLDWQLDQRNLLSFSAIVDYENHIDTAQVPYINLNTDVRNRYWHWSERETTGYLNFRSAYEHSFPQAGHKISSSLQYTRGIEDEAYFLTDSSSIRIGQDTTHIIAIEHTGLFQLNYTKPLKSGRLEGGSRIQVRRIPITYEIGQGESSIIYPELGDNSSWGESIFAAYLNYIWEKPRYEIESGIRAEQTYVFYELDPVNIYYDQNDAYQYFELYPNIRFTLKPHPRHGLSLFYNRRVDRPGEPELRVFPKYDDPELLKVGNPYLRPQFTQNFELAYRYSWEKGSAFFSTYYRIIDNPFTRVYSIDTSSVQYDIVNRIYQNVGSGNQAGLEFLFSHQFSEVWKFSGSFNLYQNTINAFTGELLFPYIRPFSIDKTQSTTWDIKFQNQFQLSEDWQIQIAYLYYAPFNIPQGRQLSRASLDFGIKKSLWNQKGEITISANDLFNQFGIRQELKGDGFTNLYQNYYETQVIRLGIRYKF; this is encoded by the coding sequence TTGAACTACCAACACATCTTTTTAAGCCTGCTGATCTTTAGTTGTTTATCGCTAAGCTTACAGGCACAAGAAAGCGCCACCCTTTCCTTACAAGTTCTTGATGGGAAGACTCAGAACACCATAACAAGCGCAAGTATTCGACTTATTAGCTTAGCTGATAGTAGTCTATTAGCAGGGAGATTATCGGACTCCAGCGGTAGGGCAAGCATCACAGGAATAAAGCCAGGCAGTTTCCTTATTAGAATTACTCACATTGGATATCAGGCATTCCAGCAAGACATCCTAATCGGACGCCTAAATCGATATTATGATTTGGGGAAAATACAACTTTTGCCCTCAGAAAGTCGGCTTTCCGAAGTACTCATTGAGGGGGAAATAGCCAGTGTTTCAACTTCCCTCGATCGGAAAAGCTTTGATCTGGATGAAAATATTTCTCAAGCTGGAGGCTCTGTCCTGGATGCCATGAGGACTTTGCCTGGAATAACTGTGGATGCTGAAGGAAAAGTTGCCCTTCGAGGAAGTGATCAGGTATCTATTCTCATAGATGGACAGCAGTCAAGTTTGACGGGTTTTGGTCAACAACAAGGACTGGATAACATTCCTGCGGCAAACATCGATCGAATAGAGATTATAAATAATCCGTCTGCTAAGTATGACGCAGCAGGAATGGCTGGAATCATCAATATTATATACAAAAAAGAAAAAAAGGAAGGCCTGACAGGAGAAGTTGGTTTTACTTATGGCCTGGGAGAAATAAGCACTCGAAAAGAAAGTCTTCCGACAGAATTAGGTCGATTTTCTCTCAATCCCAAATATATTCCCAGCATAAGCCTCAATTATTCACAGCCCAAATGGAGGGCCTTTATTCGAGGGGAAATTCTTCGCCAGAAAAAATTGCCGAACAATGAATTTAATACCCGGACTTATGAGGATGGCAGAGTCATTATTTCTCAGGTACCAGAAAATCGAACCCAAACCCAATACATAGTCAATGGAGGCCTTGATTGGCAACTGGATCAACGAAATCTCTTAAGTTTTTCTGCCATAGTTGATTATGAAAATCATATAGATACAGCCCAGGTACCCTATATCAATCTGAACACCGATGTCCGTAATCGATATTGGCATTGGTCCGAACGAGAAACGACCGGTTACCTGAATTTCCGATCAGCTTATGAGCATAGTTTCCCTCAAGCAGGGCATAAAATCTCGAGCAGCTTACAATACACAAGAGGAATTGAAGATGAAGCCTACTTCTTAACAGATAGTTCTTCTATTCGCATAGGCCAGGATACTACCCATATCATTGCCATTGAACATACCGGACTTTTTCAGCTAAACTATACCAAACCTCTCAAGAGTGGCAGATTGGAAGGAGGAAGTAGAATTCAAGTTCGCCGTATCCCTATTACCTACGAAATAGGACAGGGAGAATCCTCTATTATTTACCCCGAGCTCGGCGACAACTCTTCCTGGGGCGAAAGTATTTTTGCTGCTTATTTGAATTATATCTGGGAAAAGCCTCGCTATGAAATTGAATCCGGAATACGGGCTGAGCAAACCTATGTCTTTTACGAATTAGATCCTGTCAATATTTATTATGATCAAAATGATGCTTACCAGTATTTCGAACTATATCCCAATATTCGATTTACGCTAAAGCCTCACCCCAGACATGGACTTTCTCTGTTTTATAACAGACGGGTAGATCGACCTGGAGAGCCAGAATTAAGGGTTTTCCCTAAATACGATGATCCCGAATTGCTCAAAGTCGGCAATCCCTATTTAAGGCCTCAGTTCACTCAAAACTTTGAACTGGCTTATCGCTATAGTTGGGAAAAGGGTTCCGCATTTTTCTCAACTTATTATCGAATCATCGACAATCCCTTCACACGTGTATACAGCATAGATACAAGTAGCGTACAATATGACATTGTCAATCGCATTTATCAGAATGTAGGGAGTGGAAATCAAGCCGGACTGGAATTCCTCTTTTCACATCAATTCTCTGAAGTCTGGAAATTTAGCGGGAGCTTCAACCTTTACCAGAACACCATAAATGCCTTTACAGGGGAATTACTATTTCCCTACATAAGACCCTTTAGTATCGATAAAACCCAGAGTACTACCTGGGACATAAAATTCCAGAACCAATTCCAATTATCAGAAGACTGGCAGATACAAATAGCTTATTTGTATTATGCCCCCTTCAATATCCCTCAAGGGCGGCAATTGTCGCGAGCTTCTCTGGATTTCGGGATCAAAAAATCTCTTTGGAATCAGAAAGGAGAAATTACAATTTCAGCAAACGACCTATTCAACCAATTCGGAATTCGGCAAGAACTTAAAGGGGACGGTTTTACCAATTTATACCAAAACTATTATGAAACTCAGGTAATTAGGCTAGGAATTCGCTATAAGTTCTAA
- a CDS encoding amidohydrolase → MRTFYYYFIFISSLISISCEQEPSADLIITGANIWTADKQNPSANSLAISNGKILAIGKEETILKYLSSKSQKIDLAGKFLMPAFIDSHVHLMTGGRSLLSVDLRDADSPEEFSKRVGDFAESIPEGQWILEGNWDHTLWGGELPHRDWIDARTPNTPVLLFRLDWHMALANTAALKFAGLDKHTKEVAGGSIGRDKDGELTGILKDNAMNLVMDKIPPMSEEEKDIAFDAAMAYFLSNGVASVHDVDALFEDFESYATAQKFQESGKLNLRIYAATPLKDWESLQAGKLQKDEWIKSGSLKGFVDGSLGSHTAAFHEAYTDKADDKGFFINSEEELYEWISGADKANLHVMVHAIGDKANHVLLNIFEQVARENGTKDRRFRIEHAQHIALEDIQRFRELGVIASMQPYHAIDDGRWAETYIGPERIKTTYAFQSLLQSGARLTFGSDWAVAPASPLKGIHAALLRQTLDGANPDGWVVEQKISLEAALKAYTIDAAFASFEEDIKGSLEVGKLADFVVLSEDLFQIDPGKIKDVQVLQTYVGGKKVFELTD, encoded by the coding sequence ATGAGAACTTTCTACTACTACTTTATATTCATCAGTAGCCTTATTTCTATCTCCTGCGAACAAGAACCATCAGCAGATTTAATCATTACAGGAGCCAATATCTGGACTGCTGATAAGCAAAATCCTTCTGCAAATTCACTAGCAATCTCTAACGGGAAAATTCTGGCTATAGGAAAAGAAGAAACAATCCTGAAATATTTATCCTCGAAAAGTCAGAAAATCGATCTTGCAGGTAAGTTTCTCATGCCGGCTTTCATTGATAGTCATGTTCATTTGATGACAGGCGGTAGAAGCTTATTAAGTGTGGATTTGCGCGATGCAGATTCTCCTGAAGAGTTTAGCAAAAGAGTGGGTGATTTTGCCGAAAGTATCCCAGAGGGACAATGGATTTTGGAAGGAAATTGGGATCATACCCTTTGGGGAGGTGAGCTTCCCCATAGAGACTGGATAGATGCAAGGACTCCCAACACTCCGGTTCTGCTATTCAGACTGGACTGGCATATGGCTTTAGCAAATACGGCAGCCCTGAAATTTGCAGGTCTGGATAAACACACAAAAGAGGTAGCTGGGGGAAGTATAGGAAGAGATAAAGATGGAGAACTTACTGGCATCTTAAAGGATAATGCCATGAATTTGGTCATGGATAAAATTCCTCCTATGTCTGAGGAAGAAAAAGATATTGCCTTCGATGCTGCCATGGCATATTTCCTTTCGAATGGAGTGGCAAGTGTACATGATGTGGATGCACTTTTCGAGGATTTTGAAAGCTATGCAACAGCACAAAAATTTCAGGAATCAGGCAAGTTAAACCTCCGGATTTATGCGGCTACTCCCTTGAAGGATTGGGAAAGTCTGCAAGCTGGAAAGCTGCAAAAAGACGAATGGATAAAAAGTGGAAGTTTAAAGGGTTTTGTGGATGGATCTCTGGGCTCTCATACTGCTGCCTTTCATGAAGCCTATACAGACAAAGCGGATGACAAAGGATTTTTCATCAATTCCGAAGAGGAATTATACGAGTGGATATCCGGGGCAGACAAAGCCAATCTGCATGTCATGGTTCATGCCATTGGAGATAAAGCCAATCATGTTTTGCTCAATATTTTTGAACAGGTGGCCCGGGAGAATGGAACAAAGGATCGTAGATTTAGAATCGAGCATGCCCAGCATATCGCTCTTGAAGATATACAGAGGTTTCGGGAATTAGGCGTAATCGCAAGTATGCAGCCTTATCACGCCATTGATGATGGCAGGTGGGCAGAAACCTATATTGGTCCGGAAAGGATCAAAACGACCTATGCCTTTCAATCCCTCCTTCAATCAGGAGCAAGACTTACTTTTGGCAGTGATTGGGCAGTAGCACCTGCCTCTCCTCTCAAAGGCATTCATGCTGCCCTTTTAAGACAAACCCTGGATGGAGCAAATCCCGATGGTTGGGTAGTTGAACAAAAAATCAGTTTGGAAGCAGCCTTAAAAGCCTATACCATAGATGCAGCCTTTGCTTCCTTTGAGGAAGATATTAAAGGAAGCCTTGAAGTAGGGAAACTGGCAGATTTTGTCGTCCTGAGTGAAGACCTCTTTCAAATTGATCCGGGAAAAATCAAAGATGTTCAGGTGCTACAAACCTATGTAGGAGGGAAAAAAGTATTTGAATTGACCGACTAG
- a CDS encoding nuclear transport factor 2 family protein, translating to MNARDLIKRWFEAWEKGEFQALPISDTFTHTSPYGIIKGKTAYVDLVAANKDKFLNHRFEIHDEIYGERHGCVRYTAVQEDFRLEVSEWHYVKEGLIQEIVAYYNIPGEIREDRKLKDL from the coding sequence ATGAATGCCCGAGACCTCATAAAGCGCTGGTTTGAAGCCTGGGAGAAAGGAGAATTCCAGGCGCTGCCTATTTCAGATACCTTCACCCATACAAGCCCTTATGGAATCATAAAAGGAAAAACCGCTTATGTAGATTTGGTAGCGGCCAATAAAGATAAATTCCTCAACCATCGATTTGAGATTCACGATGAAATTTATGGAGAGCGTCATGGCTGTGTTCGCTATACAGCCGTACAAGAAGATTTCCGTCTGGAAGTAAGTGAATGGCATTATGTGAAAGAGGGCTTGATACAGGAAATTGTGGCTTACTATAATATTCCGGGTGAGATTCGGGAGGATCGGAAACTCAAGGATCTCTAA
- a CDS encoding metalloregulator ArsR/SmtB family transcription factor: MRRDVFQAIADPVRRDIIGLLSSESLTVNAVAQNFEISRPAISKHIKILNECGIIAIRKVGRERYCQIQPKELAPVYDWVEPYRKLWEEKLDAFEEYLNKLQSKQDTDE; encoded by the coding sequence ATGAGACGAGATGTTTTTCAAGCTATAGCCGATCCGGTACGTAGAGATATCATCGGATTACTTTCTTCTGAATCTCTGACGGTAAATGCCGTAGCTCAGAATTTTGAAATAAGTCGGCCTGCTATTTCCAAGCATATCAAAATCCTGAACGAATGCGGGATCATTGCGATCAGAAAGGTAGGAAGAGAAAGATATTGCCAAATCCAGCCCAAAGAACTGGCCCCGGTCTATGATTGGGTCGAACCTTACCGTAAGCTATGGGAGGAAAAACTAGATGCTTTCGAAGAATATTTAAACAAATTACAATCAAAACAAGATACAGATGAGTAA
- a CDS encoding GNAT family N-acetyltransferase, with protein sequence MDYFPTLYSPRLILRKIDIEDIPALLKHANNKKIADRIPNIPYPYEEPQAVFRISYVVQGFKQNKRFVFAIIQKESEELIGEISLHKEGEKMAQIAFWLGEAYWNQGITTEAVEAVLKFALEKANFDQIYATCRPDNEASAKVLAKNGMKQGVDRGNQLFFFIEK encoded by the coding sequence ATGGACTACTTCCCTACCCTATATAGCCCACGACTCATCTTGAGAAAGATCGATATCGAGGATATACCGGCTTTACTCAAACATGCCAATAACAAAAAAATAGCGGATCGCATTCCCAATATCCCATATCCCTATGAGGAGCCACAAGCAGTTTTTAGAATCAGTTATGTGGTACAAGGGTTTAAGCAGAATAAAAGATTCGTATTCGCCATCATCCAGAAAGAAAGCGAAGAACTCATCGGAGAAATCAGCCTCCACAAAGAAGGAGAAAAGATGGCACAAATTGCTTTTTGGTTGGGGGAAGCCTATTGGAATCAAGGCATCACTACGGAAGCAGTAGAAGCTGTGCTGAAGTTTGCTTTGGAGAAAGCCAATTTCGATCAAATCTATGCGACCTGCCGTCCGGATAATGAAGCATCCGCAAAAGTTCTGGCTAAAAATGGAATGAAACAGGGAGTGGATCGGGGAAATCAGTTATTTTTTTTCATAGAAAAATAA
- a CDS encoding SRPBCC domain-containing protein, producing the protein MSKELENRTLTLTRTFNAPIKLVWEAWTKPEHIAHWWGPKGMKVNIIEHNFELGGQWRYSMTMPNGAEFITEGIYSLIEELKRIHSSADFKPMTEGVELQSIFEEAGDKTNFTFHVIHETEEYCKQQEEMGFYKGWGSVFDNLSEYLKEKV; encoded by the coding sequence ATGAGTAAGGAATTAGAGAATCGCACCTTAACCTTAACAAGAACTTTCAATGCTCCCATCAAGCTGGTTTGGGAAGCCTGGACTAAGCCCGAGCACATCGCACACTGGTGGGGTCCCAAAGGCATGAAGGTCAATATCATTGAGCACAATTTTGAGCTTGGTGGGCAATGGAGATATTCTATGACCATGCCTAATGGAGCGGAATTTATTACCGAAGGGATCTATTCCCTGATCGAAGAATTGAAACGCATTCATAGCTCTGCTGATTTCAAGCCTATGACCGAGGGTGTTGAATTGCAATCCATATTTGAAGAAGCTGGAGACAAAACAAATTTCACCTTTCATGTGATTCATGAGACGGAGGAATACTGCAAACAGCAGGAAGAGATGGGCTTTTATAAGGGATGGGGTTCTGTGTTTGATAATCTAAGTGAGTATTTGAAAGAAAAGGTTTAG
- a CDS encoding cysteine hydrolase family protein has translation MNPQAALLIIDMQKGSFVPETPPFDTEGTVIRINELAAHFRQLGGPVIHIQHDGTGSGEFEKGNWDWEILDEIQIKGTDLRIDKTANDVFYHSSLRQQLENKGINTLYITGCATDFCVASSIQSALIKDYHITVVSDGHTTGQRPNLSAKQVIDHYNWVWQNMLPTQGSIEVKSSAEILASLSPLKQNGNSDKKI, from the coding sequence ATGAATCCTCAAGCCGCCCTTCTGATCATCGATATGCAAAAAGGTTCTTTTGTCCCTGAAACTCCTCCCTTTGATACGGAAGGGACGGTAATAAGAATCAATGAGCTGGCCGCTCATTTTCGTCAATTAGGTGGGCCAGTTATCCATATTCAGCATGACGGTACAGGGAGTGGAGAATTTGAAAAGGGGAATTGGGATTGGGAAATCCTGGATGAGATTCAGATTAAGGGTACTGATCTTCGGATAGACAAAACCGCCAATGACGTCTTTTATCACTCAAGTCTCCGCCAGCAACTAGAAAATAAGGGAATCAATACTTTATACATCACGGGTTGTGCGACCGATTTTTGCGTAGCATCCAGCATACAATCTGCCCTGATCAAAGACTATCATATCACCGTAGTTTCGGATGGGCATACTACAGGGCAAAGGCCTAATCTCAGTGCAAAACAAGTTATTGATCATTACAATTGGGTCTGGCAAAACATGCTCCCAACTCAAGGATCAATTGAAGTTAAAAGTAGTGCCGAAATTCTCGCTTCGCTTTCCCCTCTGAAACAAAATGGAAATTCGGATAAGAAAATATAA
- a CDS encoding GNAT family N-acetyltransferase, with product MEIRIRKYKDTDIPLFYEAVKESLAELSVWFPWAHEHYSRQDTEKWIKEMIPNIWKEQKGCEFIILNPEEDQVLGGCALEQLDLKNKVANIAYWVRTSATGFGIATQASFFLLEYGFEEVGLEQIRIIPSAENPASKKVAQKLPYEHMYLVPNGFQIRDQISDAEVYSVIKESYRKTRS from the coding sequence ATGGAAATTCGGATAAGAAAATATAAGGATACGGATATTCCCCTTTTTTATGAAGCCGTAAAAGAGTCCCTTGCTGAACTCTCAGTTTGGTTTCCCTGGGCTCACGAACATTATTCCCGCCAGGATACTGAGAAATGGATAAAAGAAATGATTCCGAACATCTGGAAGGAGCAAAAAGGCTGTGAATTTATCATCCTGAATCCGGAAGAAGATCAGGTTTTGGGCGGATGCGCTTTGGAGCAATTAGATCTGAAAAATAAAGTAGCCAATATCGCTTATTGGGTTAGGACTTCAGCCACTGGTTTTGGTATTGCTACTCAAGCCAGCTTTTTTCTGCTTGAGTATGGTTTTGAAGAAGTCGGATTGGAACAGATACGCATCATACCCTCTGCGGAGAATCCTGCTAGCAAAAAAGTTGCCCAAAAACTTCCCTATGAGCATATGTACCTGGTCCCGAATGGATTTCAAATCCGCGACCAAATTTCGGATGCGGAAGTCTATAGCGTCATAAAGGAATCCTATAGGAAAACTAGGTCTTGA
- a CDS encoding cyclase family protein: MKYTVLTFILLLFFFPLSALPQNKPEKVSRDQLKTWQKEVSNWGRWGKEDQKGSLNLITAEKKVAAAALVQEGVSVSLAYPLSKEENINNGDPLIHQLGTSGQWAGDTYTINYHGYAHSHIDALCHIAGDELLYNGFPADSRKANGAEKLGIQQMSEGIFSRGILVDIPWLKELDYLEPGTPILASDLDAWEKKSGIKVESGDILLIRTGKLACEKQRGPWKYSENAAGLHASAVSWLRERDIAVLGSDGASDLFPSGVEGQSHPVHLLVLHSMGTPILDNLNLEDLLMEAKKQNRWAFLFTAAPLRIEGGTGSPLNPIAIF, encoded by the coding sequence ATGAAGTATACAGTCCTTACTTTTATCCTTCTATTATTCTTTTTCCCCCTTTCGGCTTTACCCCAAAATAAGCCAGAAAAAGTCTCAAGGGATCAACTCAAAACATGGCAAAAAGAAGTTTCCAATTGGGGACGATGGGGCAAAGAGGATCAGAAAGGAAGTTTAAATCTCATCACGGCTGAGAAAAAAGTAGCTGCAGCCGCTTTGGTACAAGAAGGCGTATCCGTTTCCCTGGCCTACCCTCTCTCAAAAGAAGAAAACATAAATAATGGCGATCCGCTTATCCATCAATTGGGCACCTCTGGCCAATGGGCAGGAGATACCTATACCATAAATTACCATGGCTATGCCCATTCCCATATCGATGCTTTATGCCATATAGCTGGAGACGAACTATTGTACAATGGATTTCCTGCGGATAGTAGAAAAGCGAATGGGGCTGAGAAACTGGGCATTCAGCAAATGTCGGAAGGGATTTTTAGTAGGGGAATATTGGTTGATATTCCCTGGTTAAAAGAGCTGGACTATTTGGAACCCGGCACACCCATTCTCGCTTCTGATTTGGATGCATGGGAAAAGAAATCAGGTATAAAAGTTGAAAGTGGAGATATACTCTTGATTCGAACCGGAAAGCTTGCCTGCGAAAAACAGAGAGGCCCCTGGAAGTATAGTGAAAATGCAGCAGGCCTGCATGCCTCTGCAGTTAGCTGGTTGAGAGAAAGAGATATCGCAGTTTTGGGTTCGGATGGAGCCAGCGATCTTTTTCCCTCTGGTGTGGAAGGCCAAAGCCATCCCGTTCACCTTTTGGTGCTGCATAGTATGGGAACTCCTATCCTGGACAATCTCAATTTGGAGGACCTTCTTATGGAGGCAAAAAAGCAAAATCGTTGGGCATTTCTTTTTACTGCTGCTCCGTTAAGAATTGAAGGAGGGACAGGCTCACCTTTAAACCCGATTGCTATATTTTAA